From Equus quagga isolate Etosha38 unplaced genomic scaffold, UCLA_HA_Equagga_1.0 147509_RagTag, whole genome shotgun sequence:
agaagataagTTGATTTCCAAAATGGCTATGGAAATGAGACTGTGACTATGCAGCATTTCGCTCTTGTTCCCCCGCTTTTACAACATCCTCCTTACCCTCAAATTCAGAGAGATATATGGAAATTGTGCGCGGTGTCTGGACATTTGACTGTATGAACTGGTAATTTTACCTTAAATGTGTCTCAAAGTTCTGGATCTTTTCAGGTTCACCTGCATAAGAATAACACCTACACTGCAACTGCTTGTGTCAAATTTCCCTATTCCTTGTTATCAgggaaaattatgttaaatgttaCAGAGGGATATGTAAATTGTACTGCTGATTGTGTCTTTACTCAATGTGTAAACAAAACTTGGTGGGAGACAATCGAAGATACCAACAAATCTGTAATAATTGTAAAAGCTCGTTCTGAGCTTTGGATGCCTGTTAATCTGACACATCCTTGGTCTGACTCTATTGCTGTTTCACATCTGTATGATGCCCTTCAAGTTGTTCTACATCGCTCCCGTCGACTAGCAGGATTGATCGTCGCGACTATCCTTGCGGTTGCATCCGTTACTGCGACGGCTGCTGTGGCCAGCCTGGCACTGCAGCAAGAGATACAAACTGCTGACTTTATCAGGGAATGGCATAAAGACTCTCATGCCTTATGGCAACAGCAAAAGGACCTAGATGCTCAATTAGCTACCGATGCAATTAACTTGCAACATACTGTATCTTGGTTGGGAGATCAACTGACAGTTCTTGCTACCCGCAGTATATTGAAATGTGATTGGAACTCTACACAAATGTGTGTCACCCCACTGCGTTTTAACATGTcagaaggatgggaaaagattaaGCGCTCTTTACGGGGTCATCAAAATTTAACTGCAGAGATAATGCAACTCGAACAATCTATTGCAGACACTTTCAGTAAAGAATTGCCTAAATTGACGGGGGATGACCTATTAAAGGGACTGCAGGAGGGGTTAAACCGTTTGAATCCCTTGGGGCATGTAAATACGTTACTGTCTACTTCTTTGGGAAATCTGGTGCTAATATTGATTTTATGCTTGCTTCTCTATGGAGTCTTCCGGTGCTGGAGAAAG
This genomic window contains:
- the LOC124233009 gene encoding endogenous retrovirus group K member 7 Env polyprotein-like gives rise to the protein MLNVTEGYVNCTADCVFTQCVNKTWWETIEDTNKSVIIVKARSELWMPVNLTHPWSDSIAVSHLYDALQVVLHRSRRLAGLIVATILAVASVTATAAVASLALQQEIQTADFIREWHKDSHALWQQQKDLDAQLATDAINLQHTVSWLGDQLTVLATRSILKCDWNSTQMCVTPLRFNMSEGWEKIKRSLRGHQNLTAEIMQLEQSIADTFSKELPKLTGDDLLKGLQEGLNRLNPLGHVNTLLSTSLGNLVLILILCLLLYGVFRCWRKQQQLKSIVKTVAHAVRQNANKRGGDEGDLA